A genomic segment from Malaclemys terrapin pileata isolate rMalTer1 chromosome 1, rMalTer1.hap1, whole genome shotgun sequence encodes:
- the MTIF3 gene encoding translation initiation factor IF-3, mitochondrial, with translation MAALCLRKLIHQATRNETSCISKYLDIPLVQTMQKTTFSQALMVMAGAKRRLMFVPTKSFCTTEEAEKKPEGKKKKTNAQRPFGSIGRKIPQQIIHVISENGNSLGNMHRGDVIRLMNERDLKLVPLCENEEPPVYRLMTGKQIHEEQLKRREKQKASSKAGPVQLKELTFSAAIAKHDLETKIRQIQQWIDKKHHVRISVQQRNVAGGPEKMLAFFDQIVKTMPEKATYLSQPRVTKEGKSTCVLRHMSEKEVNEYRKMEKEKQTDILNKESGNETTESSELQ, from the exons ATGGCTGCCCTTTGCCTAAGGAAATTAATACATCAAGCCACAAGGAATGAAACTAGTTGCATAAGTAAATACTTGGACATTCCTTTGGTGCAAACCATGCAAAAGACAACATTCTCTCAAGCACTGATGGTGATGGCTGGTGCTAAAAGGAGACTTATGTTTGTACCTACAAAATCATTTTGTACAACTGAAGAAGCTGAAAAGAAaccagaaggaaagaaaaaaaaaacaaatgcccaAAGACCATTTGGAAGCATTGGGAGGAAAATTCCTCAGCAGATCATTCATGTAATTAGTGAAAATGGAAACAGCTTAGGAAATATGCACAGAGGAGATGTGATTCGACTCATGAATGAGCGTGATCTGAAGCTTGTTCCACTGTGTGAAAATGAAGAGCCTCCAGTGTACAGACTAATGACTGGGAAGCAGATTCATGAAGAGCAGCTCAAACGTAGAGAGAAGCAAAAAGCAAGTTCAAAAGCTG GGCCTGTTCAGCTGAAGGAGTTAACTTTTTCTGCAGCTATTGCAAAACATGACTTAGAGACTAAAATTAGACAGATTCAGCAGTGGATTGATAAGAAGCATCATGTCAGAATTTCTGTACAGCAAAGAAATGTTGCAGGTGGACCAGAAAAGATG ctggctTTCTTTGATCAGATTGTCAAGACTATGCCTGAGAAAGCTACTTACTTATCCCAGCCAAGAGTCACTAAAGAAGGAAAGAGCACATGTGTTTTGAGACACATGTCAGAAAAAGAAGTTAATGAGTAcaggaaaatggaaaaagaaaaacagacagaCATTCTGAACAAGGAGAGTGGAAATGAAACTACTGAGTCGAGTGAACTGCAGTGA